The DNA window GAGAAATTGTGAACTTGATGACCAAACAATTGGTTGATCGTTTGAAAGAACAGGATATCGATTTGGAGTTAACAGATGCAGCGCTTGAAAAAGTAGCGAACGAAGGATATGACCCAGAATACGGGGCGCGTCCACTACGTCGTTCCCTTCAAAAACACGTCGAAGATCGTTTGTCAGAAGAGCTATTAAAAGGTACGGCTCTGTCAGGTCAAAAAATTATCTTTGATGTTGAAGGCGATGAATTTATCGTTCGAACAAATAAGCCGGAAAAAGTAAAAGAAATCGCAATCGAAAAACAATAAGAACATGCCGCTCTCCGGAGTTATTTTCCGGTGAGCGGTTTTTCTATTTAAGGAGGTACACATGGCTAAGAAAAAAACCAAATTTATTTGTCAGTCGTGTGGCTATGAATCGGCCAGATGGATGGGGAAATGTCCAGGTTGCGCATCATGGAATACCATGACAGAAGAGGTTGAAGTTCAAGCTCCTAAAGGGACGCGTGGTGCTTTTCAACATAGTGCAGCTGTTCCACAAAAAGCGACGCCGATTAATGCCATTGAAACACAAGACGAACCACGAGTAGAAACGGAACTAAGTGAATTAAACCGTGTACTTGGCGGGGGAATTGTGCCAGGGTCACTCGTGCTTATTGGGGGAGACCCAGGTATCGGGAAATCGACATTGCTGTTACAAGTTTCAGCGATGCTTGCAAATAGTGGAAACCGGGTATTATATATTTCCGGAGAAGAATCAATTCGCCAAACAAAATTGCGTGCAGAGCGTTTAGACGCATCGTCATCAGAGTTATTTATTTATGCTGAAACGAACTTAGAGTTAATTCACCATACGATAGAAGAGGTAGCACCTGACTTTGTCATTGTCGACTCTATACAAACTGTTCATCACCCGGAAGTAACTTCAGCACCAGGTAGTGTGACGCAAGTAAGAGAAAGTACGGCAGAATTAATGCGAATCGCCAAGACAAAAAATATTGCGATTTTCTTAGTTGGGCACGTAACAAAAGAAGGACAAATTGCAGGGCCTCGAATTTTAGAGCATATGGTAGATACGGTATTGTATTTTGAGGGCGAACGTCATCACACATACCGCATTTTACGCAGTGTGAAAAACCGGTTTGGTTCTACCAATGAAATCGCCATTTTTGAGATGCTTCAAGGTGGATTAAAAGAAGTGTTAAATCCATCAGAATTATTTTTACAAGAGCGATCGAGTGGCTCGGCAGGCTCAACTGTTGTTGCTTCAATGGAAGGAACAAGGCCAATTTTGGTTGAAATTCAAGCCTTAGTCACACCTTCAAGTTTTAATTATCCAAAACGGATGGCGACAGGAATCGATGTTAACCGCGTTACGCTGTTAATGGCGGTTCTAGAAAAGCGCGTAGGTATGCTTTTACAAGCGCAAGATGCTTATATCAAAGTAGCGGGTGGTGTGAAGCTTGACGAACCTGCAATTGATTTGGCAGTGTTAGCAAGCATTGTTTCAAGTTTCCGTGACAAAGCGCCAAATGTTTATGATTGTATTATTGGAGAAGTCGGATTGACTGGTGAAGTCAGACGCGTATCGCGTATCGAGCAGCGTGTTCAAGAAGCAGCGAAGTTAGGCTTTAAGCGTGCCATTATTCCGGCATCTAATTTAGGCGGCTGGGATTATCCGGAAGGAATTCGTGTAGTTGGTGTAGAAAGTGTTAACGATGCATTAAAAGAGATCTTTCCACAGTAAGGAGGCAATGTTGCCTCCTTTTATTTCTAGAAAAGTTTCTTTGGAGCGTTCTTGTTTTAAAATGTGTATAATTAAAAAAAGGAGGTGGAGCTCGTGTTAAGACCTATTATTCAAATAATGTTTTTACTTATTGGTGCGACGATTGGAATTTTATTATTACCATCAGCATTTGAACTTATTCCCCTTCTCGACAATCCGTGGATCAGTAATCCTTATGTAGCAGCTATTGTTGGTGCTCTTGTCTTTTTCTTATTGTCTTTATTATTTGTCGATTCATTGATTAACTTTATGAAATGGATGGAAGAGAAGTTATTGCGTGCCCCAACCCCAGACCTATTATTTGGAACGGTCGGGATGGTTATTGGTCTTGTAGTGGCGTTCTTAATTGGATTTGCATTGAGTACAGTTGATATTCCACTCGTAGCAACCGTAGCGCCATTAGTACTTTCTGTAGTGCTCGGTTATTTAGGATTTCAAGTTGGTTTTCAAAAGCGCGAAGAGATGTTGACGATGTTGACGCCTGCCAGATTTGTACCTACGAAAAAACAGGAAATAGAAGAACCGATTGAAAAAACGTCTTATAAATTGCTCGATACGAGTGTGATTATCGATGGTCGAATTGCGGATATTTCTGCAACTGGCTTTATGGAAGGTACATTTGTTGTGCCTCAATTTGTTTTGTCTGAACTGCAACATATTGCGGATTCGTCAGATACATTGAAAAGAACACGTGGTAGACGCGGGTTAGATATTTTGAAACGTCTTCAAAGTGAACGTGTTGATGCGATTATGATTACGGAAGAAAGTTTTGATGAAGTGAGCGAAGTCGATTTGAAATTGATGCGCGCTGCGAAAAAAATGGGCGGCAAAGTAGTAACCAATGATTTTAATCTCAATAAAGTATGTGAACTTCACAATGTTCCTGTATTGAACATTAATGATTTAGCTAATGCTGTAAAACCTGTCGTTATTCCAGGAGAAGATATGCACGTCGTGGTCATTAAAGACGGCAAAGAGCAAAATCAAGGTGTTGCTTATTTAGATGATGGAACGATGATTGTTATTGAAGGTGGCAAAGGATTTATCGGCCAGGCCATCAACGTTACAGTAACGAGTGTGTTGCAGACTTCTGCAGGCAGAATGATCTTCGCGAAACCGCGTGAAAGTAAATAACGTGCAACATATGATAAGGATGTTTTTTTATGAATTATACAGTCGTCTTACCTGCTGCTGGCAGTGGGAAACGAATGAAAGCTGATAAAAATAAATTATTACTCGAACTTTTTAATAAGCCTATTTTTCTTTATACATTAGAAGTTTTTCAACAAGATCCAAATTGTAATGCAATTTGGTTGGCGGTAAAAGAGCAAGAACAAGAGTTGATTGAAGGATATGTGAAACGCTATAACATCACAAAAGTTCAAGGGTACGCTACAGGGGGAGCAGAGCGGCAAGATAGTGTAAGAGCCTGTCTTGAAGCGATTCCACCTTGTGGCGTTGTTTTAGTTCATGATGCGGCGCGGCCTTTTATTGACCAAGCCGTCATAGCTGATTTAGTAGATACAGCGCAAACAACAGGAGCGGCAATAGCGGCTGTTCCGGTGAAAGATACGATTAAAAAAGCAGAAAACGGCATCATTTCAGAAACAGTAGACCGCAATCAATTGTGGATGATTCAAACGCCGCAAGCCTTTCGTTATGCGTTAATTTTAGAAGCAGCACAAAAAGCCCATCAAGACGGGTTTATGGGGACAGATGAAGCAATGCTTGTTGAGCGCTTAAATTACCCTGTCGCAATTGTAGAGAGTACATATGAAAATATTAAAATGACGACACCGGATGATTTGATTTATGGAAAAGCCATTCTGGAAAGTCGCTTACAGGAGGAACAGAAATGATTCGAATTGGACAAGGATACGATGTACATCAACTAGCAGAAGGACGTCCATTTATTTTAGGTGGCGTTGAAATTGAACACGACCGGGGACTTCTTGGTCATTCAGATGCAGACGTACTGTTGCATACCATCACAGATGCGGCACTGGGCGCAATTTGTGGAGGCGATATCGGTAAGCATTTTCCAGACACAGACCCGGAATTTAAAAATGCTGATTCGCGCAAGTTATTAACGCATATTTGGCAATACGTAAAAGAACAAGGTTACGAGCTCGGTAATGTGGATTGTACAGTGATTGCGCAAAAGCCAAAATTGGCTCCTTATATTGAACAAATGCGTGAATCGATTGCGAACTTGCTTGAAGCAGATATTTCACAAGTCAATGTTAAAGCCACAACTTCAGAACATCTTGGATTTGTTGGACGTGAAGAAGGAATTGCTGCACTTGCAGTAATCTTATTGACGAAGCATCCAGTTTCTCTTGATGTTCCAGAGTGATAGAATAGTAGAAGGATAAACGATATTTTAGGAGGAAATAAAATGACACAAGAAGTTCGCGTACGTTACGCACCAAGCCCGACAGGCCATTTGCATATCGGGGGCGCTCGTACAGCTTTATTTAACTATTTATTTGCGCGTCACAATAACGGGAAGTTCATCGTTCGAATTGAAGATACAGATACAGCTCGTAATATTGAGACAGGCGTTATGTCTCAACTGGATAACTTGAAATGGTTAGGCATTGAACACGATGAATCGATTGATGTTGGAGGGGAATACGGACCTTACCGTCAAATGGAGCGTTTGGATACGTATAAAAAACATTCAGACGAAATGCTTGAAAAAGGATTGGCATTTAAATGTTTCTGTACTCCTGAAGAATTAGAAGTAGAACGCGATGCACAAAAAGCAGCGGGCATTGCAGCTCCTCAATACAGCGGAACTTGCCGCAACTTAACGACTGAAGAAGTCGCTGAACGAGAAGCATCAGGTAAGACGTATAGTATTCGTGCAAAAGTTCCTACGAACGTAACTTATGAATTTAACGATTTAGTACGTGGCCCGATTTCATTTGAATCAAAAGATATTGGCGACTGGGTAATGGTTAAAACGACGGGTATTCCGACATATAATTTTGCCGTTGTTATCGATGATTATTTGATGAAGATTTCTCATGTTTTCCGCGGAGAAGAGCATTTGTCAAACACGCCAAGACAAATGATGATCTACGATGCATTTGGTTGGGATTACCCGAGCTATGGTCACATGACATTGATCATTAACGAAGACCGCAAGAAATTATCGAAACGTGACGAGTCAATTTTACAGTTTATTTCACAGTATAAAGAATTGGGTTATATTCCTGAAGCTTTGTTCAACTTCTTTGCGCTTCTTGGCTGGTCTCCAGAAGGAGAAGATGAGATCTTCTCGAAAGAAGAATTTATTCGCATTTTTGATGTAGAGCGTTTGTCTAAATCGCCATCGATGTTCGATAAGCAAAAGTTAATGTGGATGAACAACCAATACATTAAACAATTGCCGCTCGAAGAAGTTGTGAAGTTATCACTTCCTCATTTGCAAAAGGCAGGAAAATTGCCTGAAGAGATGACACCAGAACAAACAGAGTGGGCAAACAAACTTGTTGCTTTGTACCACGATCAAATGAGCTACGGTGCTGAAATTACCGAGCTATCAGAACAGTTTTTCACTGACGACTTAACATACGGCGAAGCTGAAAAAGAAGTGTTAGCTGGAGAACAAGTACCAGAAGTGATGGCTTCATTTAAAGAGCAATTAGCTGAATTAGAAAACTTTGAGCCGGCTGAAATTAAAGCAGCAATCAAAGCTGTTCAAAAAGCAACCGGTCATAAAGGTAAAAACTTATTCATGCCAATTCGTGTTGTCATTACTGGGCAAATGCACGGACCGGAACTGCCAGATGCGATTTCGTTATTAGGAAAAGACAAAGCGATTGCTCGCGTTGCACAGTATGCAAGTGCGTAACGTTGACTTATTGGGCTGACGGTGTAAAATGAATTTACTATCATTAAAACGTTGACGAGAAGAAGTACGTGCAGCAAGCTCTCTAGAGAAGATCCTCACCGGCTGAAAGGGATCTGTGCCACTGCTGCATCGAAATGCCTCTCCGAGTGCTGAGTCGAAAACAAGTAGACCAGACGTTTTGCCTGCGTTAGAGGCTTTCGAGAGAAAAGGGCGTGTTGTCCTTTTAATCAGAGTGGAACCGCGCAACTATGCGTCTCTGTCATTTACATGACAGGGGCGCTTTTTATTTTGGAACAGAAAGGAAGCGAGAAAAATGTTTAAATTACTAAAAGATGATGTTGATGTCATTTTCGAACAAGACCCAGCAGCGCGTAATTATTGGGAAGTTATCCTTACGTATTCCGGACTTCATGCCATTTGGTCGCACCGGCTGGCACATTTTTTCTTTAAAAATAAATTATTCTTTATTGCCCGCGCGATCTCGCAGATTAGTCGATTTTTCACAGGAATCGAAATTCATCCAGGTGCCGTAATTGGTCGTCGCTTTTTTATTGACCACGGCATGGGAGTTGTAATTGGGGAAACATGTGAAATCGGCGATAACGTTACGTTGTATCAAGGAGTAACATTAGGCGGCACAGGAAAAGAGCGTGGCAAACGTCACCCAACATTAGAAGATAATGTATTGGTTGCGACTGGAGCTAAAGTTTTAGGGTCTATCGTAATTGGTGCCAATTCCAAAGTTGGAGCGGGTTCAGTTGTTTTGAAAAATGTACCCGTAAACTCTACAGTAGTTGGAATTCCAGGAAAAGTGGTTATGCAAAACGGAGTCAAAGTAAAGCAAGACTTGAATCACCAAAATATGCCAGATCCTGTCATGGATAAATGCGATGGCATGGAAGCGAAAATTGCTAAGTTGCAACAAGAAATAGAACAGTTAAAAACATCAACAAAGAAAGAAGGGCGAGATTTATGAGTATCCAGATTTTTAATTCGTTGTCACGAAAAAAAGAAGCGTTTATCCCGTTAGAAGAAGGCAAAGTAAAAATGTATGTCTGCGGCCCGACTGTTTACAATTACATTCATATCGGTAACGCCCGTCCGGTTATCGTATATGATACGGTGCGCCGTCATTTGCAATACCGGGGTTATGATGTGAAATATGTCTCCAACTTTACAGATGTTGATGATAAATTGATTAAAGCAGCTAATGAACTTGGTCAAGAAGTTCCTGAAATTGCAGAGCGATTTATCGCTGCTTATTTTGAAAATACAAAAGCGCTTGGTTGTGCAGAAGCGGATGTTCATCCATTAGTAACCGATCATATGGCGCAAATTATCGAATTTATCGTAGCGTTGATCGAAAAAGGCTATGCTTATGAATCGCAAGGCGATGTTTATTACAGAACGCGTAAATTTGAAGGCTATGGCAAATTGTCTCATCAATCCGTCGACGAATTAAAAGTGGGGGCGCGAGTGGAAACGGGCGACAAAAAAGAAGATGAACTAGATTTCGTTTTATGGAAAGCTGCAAAACCAAAAGAAATTTCATGGGAAAGTCCATGGGGCAAGGGACGTCCAGGCTGGCACATTGAATGCTCAGTGATGGCACGTGAGCACTTAGGTGATACGATTGATATTCACGCAGGTGGACAAGACTTAACATTCCCGCATCACGAGAATGAAATTGCTCAATCCGAAGCGTTTACAGGAAAACCGTTTGCGCATTATTGGATGCATAATGGGTATATCAATATTGATAACGAAAAAATGTCCAAGTCATTAAATAACTTTGTGTTGGTGAATGACATATTGAAAGAACTAGATCCACAAGTACTGCGCTTCTTCATGCTGTCTGTTCATTATCGTCACCCAATTAATTACTCGCAGCAATTGGTAGAAGATGCAATAGCTGGACTCGAGCGTTTACGTACAGCTTATGCAAACTTAAAGCACCGTTTGAGTGCGTCTGCTGACTTGGGTGATCATTCGGATATTTGGGTTCATAAAATTGAAGAGATTAAGACTGCATTTATTCAAACAATGGATGACGATTTTAATACGGCCAATGCGATTTCAAGCTTGTTTGATTTGTCTCGTCTGTCGAATACGTATTTACTCGAAAAACAAACAGCGACATCAGTTTTAGAAACATTTATTGCAGTATTTGATGAATTAGCAGGTATTTTAGGATTGCCATTTAACCAACAAGAAGAATTACTGGATGAAGAAGTTGAAGCTTTGATGGCAGAGCGTATTGAAGCACGTAAAAACCGTGACTTTGCTCGTGCTGATGAAATTCGTGATTTATTCAAAGAGAAAAACATAATTTTAGAAGATACAGCGCAAGGGACACGCTGGAAGCGAGGGCAATAAATTGAATGTATTACGAAAAAATGATGTAGATCAATTAAATGCACTGGCTCTTGCTTATATGGGCGATGCGGTTTACGAACAAGCAGTACGTGAGCACTTATTGCGTTCAGGGCGTTCAAAACCAAATATTTTGCATCGTCAATCTACTACTTTTGTTTCGGCTAAAGCACAAGCAGTGGTGTTGAAGCGATTTACAGAAGAAGAATTTTTAACAGATGCGGAACTTGCGGTCATGAGGCGTGGACGCAATGCCAAGTCTGGATCTGTTCCAAAAAATACCGATGTGCAAACGTATAATTTCAGTACTGCGTTCGAAGCGGTTCTAGGTTGGTTGTATTTAAAAGAAGAGCAAGCGCGTGTAGACGAATTCATTTCTTATGCGATTGAGATTATCGAAGAGCTAGGGGGCGTATTGAAATGACAGAAGAAGAGTTGGCACCAGAAATTATTGGCGGAAAAAATCCAGTGCTTGAAGCATTAAGAGCAGACCGGGATATCAATAAAATCTGGATAGCTGAAGGCGTTCAGAAAAAAGGCATCACCGAATTATTGCAATTAGCGAAAGATAAAGGCGTCATTGTTCAATCAGTACCGAAGAAAAAAATCGATGGCTTAACAGACACCAATCACCAAGGCATTGCAGCAGCAGTGGCTGCTTATAACTACGCAAACTTGGAAGATTTGTTTGCAGCGGCGACGGCGAAAAATGAAGACCCATTTTTCTTGATCTTAGATGAATTAGAAGATCCGCATAATTTGGGATCTATCATGAGAACAGCGGATGCAATTGGCGTCCATGGGTTGATTATTCCAAAGCGCCGTGCAGTTGGTCTAACGGGTGTTGTGGCGAAAGCTTCGACGGGCGCGATTGAGCATGTGCCGGTCGTGCGTATTAATAACTTGTCACAAACTGTGGATGAGCTAAAAAAACGCGGGGTATGGATTGCCGGTACTGATGCAAAAGAATCGGTTGATTACCGAAGAATGGACGCATCATTGCCACTCGCCGTTATTATTGGCAGCGAAGGTAAAGGAATGAGTCGGATTTTACGTGAGAAATGTGATTTCTTGTATCAATTGCCGATGGTTGGGCATGTAACGTCGTTAAATGCTTCTGTAGCAGCAAGTTTATTAATGTACGAAGTTTATAGAAAGCGCAATCCATTAGGTTGATGCGATGAATATTCTGCTAGTTGATGGATACAATATCATTGGAGACTGGGTAGAACTACAAGAACTAAAAAAAGATAAATTAGCAAATGCCAGAGATCGCCTGATTGAGCGGATGGCTGAATACCGGAGCTATAAGGGATGGCGCGTCATTATTATTTTTGACGCTCATCTTGTTCCGGGTATTGAAGCCAAAAACCTACAGTACGATGTGGAAGTCATTTACACAAAAGAAAGCGAAACAGCAGATGAACGAATTGAAAAGCTGGCAACTAGTTTACATACGCGCCGCGATCAAATTTATGTAGCGACCTCAGATTTAACTGAGCAATGGGTTATTTTTGGTAAAGGTGCGTTAAGAATTTCAGCACGTGAGTTAGAAATTGAGATGGCTGAAATCCAGGAGAACATCACTAAAAAAGTAAAAGAAATCCAAGAACAGCGCGGGATTTCTAAAATACCACTGTCTGGAGAAATAGCGGAAATTTTCGAAAAATGGCGAAGAGGCTTGAAATGAACGGTTGACGCTCATTTTTTTCTTCATGTATACTGAGGATATCGAGGCTCACGCAATCGGAGGGATCACCCGTGGAAAATTATGATCAAGTTCAGACCCAACGATTCACCGACATGACAGATGAGGAACTTGTCAGTTTAGTCCACAGTGGAAACACAGAAGCACTGGATTTTTTGATAACAAAGTTCCGTCCTTTTGTACGAATGAAAGCCCGGTCGTATTTCCTGATTGGTGCTGATAAAGAAGATATTATTCAAGAAGGCATGATTGGTTTATACAAGGCGATACGGGATTTTAAGAGCGATAAATTATCTTCATTCCGTGCGTTCGCAGAATTATGCATTATCCGGCAAATCATTACCGCCATTAAAACGGCAACACGCCAAAAGCATATTCCACTGAATTCATATATTTCCTTGGACAAGCCGATTTACGATGAAGAGTCTGATCGAACGTTAATGGATGTATTAACCGGAAACGGCGTAGACGACCCGGAAGATTTAATTATTCATAATGAAGAGTTTCAGTATATGGAAGAGAAAATGGGCGAAGTACTCAGCGAGTTAGAACGAGAAGTGCTCGCGCTTTATCTTGACGGTCAATCCTATCAAGAAATCTCAGAAAAGCTTGAGCGTCATGTGAAATCGATTGATAATGCCTTGCAGCGAGTCAAGCGGAAACTAGAACGTCATTTGCAGGTTAATGAGATGCCAAGCTCTTGATGGGGCGGTTGACAGGGCTGTTTTAAGGTGATAACCTTGAAAAAGCTGTAAACTTGAATAAGGTGATAAAATGGCTAAAAAAATTGCATTAAGCTGCTCAACATGTGCATCTCGTAATTATACGGTTCCTGCGAAAGCAGAATCTAGCACACGTTTGGAACTCAAAAAATTCTGTGCTCATTGTAATGAGCATACCGTGCATAAACAAACGATATGAATTTTAACTGAATGCCGGACGATATAGAGTGATTTTGAAATTCGGAGGTTTTTAAAATAATGGGTAACATTGGCAGTTTCTTCAAAAATGTCGTTTCGGAAATGCGGAAAGTTAGCTGGCCAAAACGAAAAGAACTTACACGTTATACAATCGTTGTTCTTGCTACTTGTATTTTTATGGCTCTATTTTTCACGGTAGTCGATGCAGGTATTTCTAAATTATTCCGTTGGTTCGTAGCGCTATAAGATCGATAAGAATAATGCATAAAAAATAGCCCGTCATTCTATGAGAACGGGTTTTTTCATTTGGTAAAAAAGGAGGGATGGACGTTTAGTCCGCACGATTATGGAGAAAAATTGGTATGTAGTCCACACCTACTCAGGATATGAAAACAAAGTTAAAGCGAACTTAGAAAAGCGAGTAGAAACAATGGGTATGGAAGATCTGATCTTCCGTGTCATCATTCCTGAAGAGCAAGAAACAGATTTTAAAGACGGCAAGAAACGCACAGTTATGCGCAAAACTTTCCCGGGATATGTTTTGGTTGAGTTGATCATGACAGATGAGTCTTGGTATGTCGTTCGAAATACACCAGGTGTTACTGGATTTATCGGTTCATCAGGTGGAGGAGCAAAGCCAACACCATTGTTAGATGAAGAAGTTGAATTCATCTTGAAACAAATGGGAATGACAGAACGCAAAGTAGATATCGACTTTGCAGTTGCTGATACAGTTGAAGTAATGGAAGGGCCGTTCGCTAACTTCCAAGGGAAAGTGGAAGAAATTGATGATACAAAAGGCAAAGTTAAAGTGTCGATTGACATCTTCGGACGCGAAACCAAAATGGAACTGGATTTCGAGCAAGTTCAAAAAGTATAAAAGCCACTTGCTATTCTAAATTATTAATGGTATTATTTCATAGGTCAGACTGTCATAGGACACTCTGTACAATTTAGCTAATTCTATCAACATCGTTGACAGACAGATATTGAGTGGGAGGGGAAACCCTATTACCACATCACGGACTTAAGGAGGTGTGTTTCGTGGCTAAAAAAGTTGTTAAAGTTGTAAAATTGCAGATCCCTGCAGCAAAAGCTAACCCAGCGCCACCAGTTGGACCAGCATTGGGCCAAGCAGGTGTGAACATCATGGGCTTTTGTAAAGAGTTTAACGCGCGTACGGCAGATCAAGCAGGACTGATCATTCCAGTTGAGATTTCAGTATTTGAAGATCGTTCATTTACATTCATTACGAAAACTCCACCCGCAGCTGTTCTATTAAAAGTAGCAGCCGGTATTGAATCAGGTTCAGGCGAACCGAACCGCAATAAAGTAGCGACTGTGAAACGCGACAAAGTTCGCGAAATCGCAGAAACTAAAATGCCCGACCTAAACGCTGCTTCTGTAGAAGCTGCAATGTTGATGGTTGAAGGTACTGCTCGCAGTATGGGCATCACAATCGAAGATTAATTCGAGTAGTTGTTTTTGGATGGGTTGCGCAGTTCATCATGAGCCGCGCAGCCTTTAATCGTGGGAGGTTTAAACCGTTAGACCACAACAAGGAGGACGTTTAAAATGGCTAAAACAGGCAAAAAATTGCAAGACGCAGCAAAATTGGTTGATCGTTCTAAACTATACGAAGCGAAAGAAGCTATCGAACTTGCTAAAAAAGCAAGCACTGTAAACTTTGACGCTACAGTAGAAGTGGCTTTCCGTTTAGGAATTGACACGCGTAAGAACGACCAGCAAATCCGTGGGGCAGTAGTACTTCCAAACGGAACTGGTAAAACTCAAAGCGTTTTAGTTTTCGCTAAAGGCGAAAAACTAAAAGAAGCTGAGGCAGCTGGCGCAGATTTCGTAGGCGACGCTGAATATATCCAAAAAATCCAACAAGGATGGTTTGACTTCGACGTGATCGTTGCAACTCCTGACATGATGGGTGAAGTTGGTAAACTTGGACGCGTTTTAGGACCAAAAGGCTTAATGCCAAACCCTAAAACAGGCACAGTTACATTTGATGTAACTAAAGCTGTTCAAGAAATCAAAGCTGGTAAAGTGGAATACCGTGCAGACAAAACAGGTATCATCCATGCGCCAATCGGGAAAGTTTCTTTTGATGACAGCAAACTTGCTGAAAACTTAGAAGCAATCTATGACGTAGTATTAAAAGCGAAGCCATCTTCTGCTAAAGGTACTTACATCAAATCACTAAACGTTACTACTACAATGGGACCTGCTGTTAAAGTAGATCCATCTAAAGTAGTTGCTAAATAAAATATTGACATCGCATTTTTGCTCTGCTATACTAGCGGAGTTGTGAAATACCCATTTGTACCGCAGACAGTAGGGGCGCTAGTCGCTTAATTTAGCCCTGCCGAGGACATGATGAATTCAGTAAACATCTTTTTGATGCTGATTTTATGCCTCTGTGTCTGTAATGGACCAGAGGCTTTTCTTATGGACGGTATAAATGAAAAATCTATAGGAGGTGCCAAAATGAGCAAAGCAGTTGAAACGAAAAAAGTTGTCGTGCAAACAATCGCTGATAAATTCGGGGCTGCAGCGTCAGTTGTAGTTGTTGATTATCGTGGATTGAACGTTGCACAATTAACAGAACTTCGTAAACAGCTTCGTGAAGCAGGCGTTGAGTTTAAAGTTTACAAAAACTCAATGACTCGTCGTGCGACTGAAATGCACGGACTTGAAGCAATCAACGAACACTTTACAGGACCAAACGCAATTGCATTTTCTAACGAAGATGTAGTAGCACCAGCACGTATCATCAACAACTTCGCTAAAGCAAATGAAGCGCTTGAAATTAAAGCGGGCGTTATCGAAGGTGTAGTTGCATCAGCTGAAGACATGAAAGCATTGGCAGAACTTCCGTCACGCGAAGGCTTGCTATCTATGCTACTCAGCGTACTACAAGCTCCAATCCGCAACTTTGCAGCTACAACAAAAGCAGTTGCAGATCAAAAAGAAGAACAAGGCGCTTAATAAGTTAGCCGGCTAAGCACGACAAAAAAATTACCTATCAATAGGAGGAAACTATAATGACACAAGAACAAATCTTAGAATCAATCAAAGAAATGACAGTTCTTCAATTAAACGACCTAGTAAAAGCAATCGAAGAAGAGTTCGGCGTAACTGCTGCTGCTCCTGTTGCTGCAGCTGCTGCTGGCGGTGCTGCTGAAGAAGAACAAACTGAATTCGACGTAGTACTTGCTTCTGCTGGCGATTCAAAAATCAAAGTAATCAAAGCAGTACGCGAA is part of the Planococcus sp. PAMC 21323 genome and encodes:
- the epsC gene encoding serine O-acetyltransferase EpsC, whose translation is MFKLLKDDVDVIFEQDPAARNYWEVILTYSGLHAIWSHRLAHFFFKNKLFFIARAISQISRFFTGIEIHPGAVIGRRFFIDHGMGVVIGETCEIGDNVTLYQGVTLGGTGKERGKRHPTLEDNVLVATGAKVLGSIVIGANSKVGAGSVVLKNVPVNSTVVGIPGKVVMQNGVKVKQDLNHQNMPDPVMDKCDGMEAKIAKLQQEIEQLKTSTKKEGRDL
- the cysS gene encoding cysteine--tRNA ligase, translated to MSIQIFNSLSRKKEAFIPLEEGKVKMYVCGPTVYNYIHIGNARPVIVYDTVRRHLQYRGYDVKYVSNFTDVDDKLIKAANELGQEVPEIAERFIAAYFENTKALGCAEADVHPLVTDHMAQIIEFIVALIEKGYAYESQGDVYYRTRKFEGYGKLSHQSVDELKVGARVETGDKKEDELDFVLWKAAKPKEISWESPWGKGRPGWHIECSVMAREHLGDTIDIHAGGQDLTFPHHENEIAQSEAFTGKPFAHYWMHNGYINIDNEKMSKSLNNFVLVNDILKELDPQVLRFFMLSVHYRHPINYSQQLVEDAIAGLERLRTAYANLKHRLSASADLGDHSDIWVHKIEEIKTAFIQTMDDDFNTANAISSLFDLSRLSNTYLLEKQTATSVLETFIAVFDELAGILGLPFNQQEELLDEEVEALMAERIEARKNRDFARADEIRDLFKEKNIILEDTAQGTRWKRGQ
- a CDS encoding Mini-ribonuclease 3, giving the protein MNVLRKNDVDQLNALALAYMGDAVYEQAVREHLLRSGRSKPNILHRQSTTFVSAKAQAVVLKRFTEEEFLTDAELAVMRRGRNAKSGSVPKNTDVQTYNFSTAFEAVLGWLYLKEEQARVDEFISYAIEIIEELGGVLK
- the rlmB gene encoding 23S rRNA (guanosine(2251)-2'-O)-methyltransferase RlmB, with the translated sequence MTEEELAPEIIGGKNPVLEALRADRDINKIWIAEGVQKKGITELLQLAKDKGVIVQSVPKKKIDGLTDTNHQGIAAAVAAYNYANLEDLFAAATAKNEDPFFLILDELEDPHNLGSIMRTADAIGVHGLIIPKRRAVGLTGVVAKASTGAIEHVPVVRINNLSQTVDELKKRGVWIAGTDAKESVDYRRMDASLPLAVIIGSEGKGMSRILREKCDFLYQLPMVGHVTSLNASVAASLLMYEVYRKRNPLG
- a CDS encoding NYN domain-containing protein, with the protein product MNILLVDGYNIIGDWVELQELKKDKLANARDRLIERMAEYRSYKGWRVIIIFDAHLVPGIEAKNLQYDVEVIYTKESETADERIEKLATSLHTRRDQIYVATSDLTEQWVIFGKGALRISARELEIEMAEIQENITKKVKEIQEQRGISKIPLSGEIAEIFEKWRRGLK
- the sigH gene encoding RNA polymerase sporulation sigma factor SigH; its protein translation is MENYDQVQTQRFTDMTDEELVSLVHSGNTEALDFLITKFRPFVRMKARSYFLIGADKEDIIQEGMIGLYKAIRDFKSDKLSSFRAFAELCIIRQIITAIKTATRQKHIPLNSYISLDKPIYDEESDRTLMDVLTGNGVDDPEDLIIHNEEFQYMEEKMGEVLSELEREVLALYLDGQSYQEISEKLERHVKSIDNALQRVKRKLERHLQVNEMPSS
- the rpmG gene encoding 50S ribosomal protein L33; protein product: MAKKIALSCSTCASRNYTVPAKAESSTRLELKKFCAHCNEHTVHKQTI
- the secE gene encoding preprotein translocase subunit SecE, which codes for MGNIGSFFKNVVSEMRKVSWPKRKELTRYTIVVLATCIFMALFFTVVDAGISKLFRWFVAL